A region of the Muricauda sp. MAR_2010_75 genome:
GAAAAACTGTTCTCCCCTGCTCTTTTTGGCGAATTCGGGCTTGCAGATGAATCCCGATATTTTCACCACTTCGGTCTCCTCGTTAACAGGCACCAAACGGCTTTCCATCTTGCTTCCAAAAATATGGGCAATACGTTGGCGATGCCTTGTCTTCGGAAGGTTGAAAATTTCAGAGCCATTGTTGTAAAAATGAAACTCTATATTCGGATGCACCAGGGCCACACGATGGAACTCGTCGGTAATATGCCGCAACTCCACCTGATTTGATTTCAAAAAATTACGTCGCGCTGGAATATTGAAAAAGAGATTTTTCACCGATAGGGAGGTTCCCACGGGTGTGGCTACCACATCCTGCAAAACAATCTTGCTTCCTTCAATCTTGATATGGGTACCCACTTCTTTGGATTCGGTTCGGGTCTGCATATCCACATGGGCAATGGCCGCAATGGAAGCCAAAGCTTCTCCGCGAAAACCTTTGGTCTGTAAATTGAACAAATCTTGTGCGGAGGATATTTTCGATGTAGCATGTCGTTCAAAAGATAATCGGGCGTCCGTTTCGCTCATCCCAATCCCATCATCCACCACCTGAATCAATGCTTTTCCACCATCTTTTACAATCAATTTAATGACAGTAGATCCTGCGTCAATGGCATTTTCCAACAATTCCTTCACCACAGAAGCTGGCCGTTGAACCACCTCCCCTGCTGCAATTTGATTGGCAACATGGTCCGGTAAAAGTTTAATGATGTCGGCCATTATGGATTTAGGAATATCGATAAATCAAAGTCAATTACAAAGAGAAACAGTAACACCAAAATGGCCACGATGATGACAAAACGAAGTTTTAAGTTTTTATCCCCTTCCACCTTTAGGTCATCCATCGCAGAGTTAACTTTATTTTTTAGTCCCCTTTTTGTATTTGCAGTACTCCGAAATTTATCTAGTTTGTGTTCTATTTTAAAAGGATTGCCATCGCCCTTGTAATAACGTGGTGAATAATTGAACGACTTATTTTTTCTGAGCTTTAAAGGGTTTCGCATGGTATCCTTTTCCGTGTAACTTCAAAGGTACTCAAAATAGAAAAAAGGCGTTGGGGACGGCTCCCAAAAAATGTTAACAGAATGAGACAAGTTCAAGTACAAGGAAAAAGCTCAAGCTCAAAAAAATCAACAATCCAATATTCCAACTAATTCAAGTGTCCAAAAGTAAGAAATAGCCAGATGTTTGTTCTTGGTTATTGAACTTGTACTTGAACTTAATCTTGGGTTTACGTTTACTTACCCAATACCGCCATCTGTATCGCCGCAATAGCGGCTTCCGTTCCTTTGTTGCCATGTTTACCACCACTACGGTCTTTGGCCTGCTGCATGGTATCGTCGGTCAAAACACAGAAAATTACAGGGACGTCGTAGGCGACATTCAAATCTTTGATGCCTTGGGCGGCGGCACTGCAGACAAAATCGAAATGACTGGTCTCTCCTCGGATTACGCTTCCAATGGCAATGATTGCATCCACTTTTTGGGTCTTGATCATTTTTTTGCTTCCGAAGATGAGTTCAAAACTGCCCGGAACATCCCATTTAAGGATATTTTCTGCCCTGGCTCCACAATCAATTAAAGTATCGTAAGCACCTTGTGCAAGCGCTGAAGTAATCTCGCCATTCCATTCAGAAACAACAATCCCAAACCGAAGGTCCTTCGCATTTGGGATTTTAGTCTTATCGTAAACAGATAAATTCTTGTTCTCGGTGGCCATAGTTTAGTTTTGGGCCAATCCAATAAGACCATCGATACCGATGCCCTCAGGGGATTTTGGATATTCTTCCTTGATACGTTCAAAATACCCCAATGCCTTTTCTTTCTGGTCCATTTCCATGGCAACCACCCCTGCTTTGTACAAAAATCTGGGCGTAGTGAATTCATTATCGCTATGGGCAATTGCTTTTTCGTAGTAGTCCAAAGCATCTTCAGGCTGGTTTAACTGTGAGAATGCATCACCGATTCCTCCTTTGGCCATGGCGCCCATAATGGCATCATCCGATGAAAAATTCTCCAAATGGGAAATTGCTTCACCATACTGCTGAAGGTTCAAATAGGTCA
Encoded here:
- the ribH gene encoding 6,7-dimethyl-8-ribityllumazine synthase, translated to MATENKNLSVYDKTKIPNAKDLRFGIVVSEWNGEITSALAQGAYDTLIDCGARAENILKWDVPGSFELIFGSKKMIKTQKVDAIIAIGSVIRGETSHFDFVCSAAAQGIKDLNVAYDVPVIFCVLTDDTMQQAKDRSGGKHGNKGTEAAIAAIQMAVLGK